In Heyndrickxia vini, the sequence CTCCTTTTAATAGAAGGACAACCGGTTATCCATGATTCCATTCTACTTTCTCCGACATTTTATGACGATGAAAAAAGTATGTGGGATGAATAATATTTTCATATCTCTCCATTTTTGATAGAATTAATTTGCCATAAGGTATTTTGAAAAATGACCCCAGCTCCTTCGTAAGAAGGGTGATTCGCCAAAATCAAGGATCATTTTCATATATTTTATGGCTTCCTTTTTTATATCACCTGACATTCCGATCACTCGCCCTAGACTAACAAAGAAACTATGGACCCAATTCACATTCTTAAGATAACGATTCAGATGAAACTTTAGTAGCTGACGGCTGCCATTTGATTTTTTCCCCTCCAGATTTTGAAGAACCCGCCCTAAAATAGTATGTATAGTATGTTGGTAGTAC encodes:
- a CDS encoding DUF6431 domain-containing protein, which produces MIIPHDFGIELIEYEAKGKKNEFPLFEECPNCKCPSPGNLHRNGYYWRYAVTEEFSIRIPICRMKCLHCEANFSILPDFLIPYYQHTIHTILGRVLQNLEGKKSNGSRQLLKFHLNRYLKNVNWVHSFFVSLGRVIGMSGDIKKEAIKYMKMILDFGESPFLRRSWGHFSKYLMAN